From Alteromonas sp. RKMC-009, one genomic window encodes:
- the pepA gene encoding leucyl aminopeptidase has translation MEFSVKSGSPEKQRSACIVVGVFEPRRLTAVAEQLDEISEGYISNLLRRGDLEGKAGQMLLLHHVPNVLSERVLLVGCGKERELDERQYKQIIAKTIKTLNETGSMEAVCFLTELHVKGRDTYWKVRQAVEATQDSLYTFLQLKTKKGEPRRPLRKIVLNVPTRRELTVGERAIEHGLAISKGASLTKDVANMPPNICNPAYLWEQAQSLAENYDSISAEVVNEAMMAELGMNSYLAVGRGSENESMMSIITHKGGPDDQAPIVLVGKGLTFDSGGISIKPGEGMDEMKYDMGGAAGVLGTMQTVAELNLPVNVIGVLAGCENMPDGKSYRPGDILTTMSGQTVEVLNTDAEGRLVLCDALTYVERFEPELVIDVATLTGAVIVALGNHATGLMSTHNPLAHELMNAGDQSSDRAWRLPVWDEYQDQLESPFADFTNLGGRAAGSITAACFLSRFTKKYNWAHMDIAGTAWRSGKNKGATGRPVPMLSQFLMNRSGIKQED, from the coding sequence GTGGAATTTAGTGTAAAAAGTGGCAGTCCGGAGAAACAACGCAGCGCCTGTATCGTGGTTGGTGTCTTCGAGCCTCGTCGCTTAACTGCGGTGGCTGAACAGCTGGATGAAATCAGTGAAGGTTACATCAGTAATCTGCTACGTCGCGGCGACCTGGAAGGGAAAGCCGGTCAGATGTTACTTCTGCATCATGTACCCAATGTATTAAGCGAGCGGGTGTTACTGGTCGGTTGCGGTAAAGAGCGTGAACTGGACGAGCGTCAGTATAAGCAAATCATCGCGAAAACCATTAAAACCCTGAATGAAACCGGCTCGATGGAGGCGGTGTGCTTCCTTACTGAACTGCACGTGAAAGGCCGTGATACCTACTGGAAAGTGCGCCAGGCGGTAGAAGCGACGCAGGATTCCCTGTACACCTTCCTGCAACTGAAAACCAAAAAGGGCGAACCCCGTCGTCCGTTACGTAAAATTGTTCTGAACGTACCTACACGCCGTGAACTTACCGTGGGCGAGCGTGCTATTGAGCATGGACTGGCGATTTCTAAAGGTGCCAGCCTTACCAAAGACGTGGCGAACATGCCGCCAAACATTTGTAACCCTGCCTACCTGTGGGAACAGGCACAGTCGCTGGCTGAAAACTACGACAGCATCAGTGCAGAAGTGGTAAATGAAGCCATGATGGCTGAGCTGGGCATGAATTCTTACCTGGCTGTAGGTCGCGGTTCTGAAAATGAATCCATGATGAGTATCATTACTCACAAAGGCGGTCCGGATGATCAGGCGCCTATCGTGCTGGTGGGTAAAGGCCTTACCTTCGACTCAGGCGGCATTTCCATCAAGCCAGGCGAAGGCATGGATGAGATGAAGTACGACATGGGCGGAGCCGCCGGTGTGCTGGGGACCATGCAAACCGTTGCTGAACTGAACCTGCCGGTTAATGTTATCGGCGTGCTGGCTGGCTGTGAAAACATGCCGGACGGCAAATCCTATCGCCCGGGTGATATTCTCACCACCATGTCCGGCCAGACTGTTGAAGTGTTAAATACCGATGCAGAAGGCCGTCTGGTGTTATGTGATGCATTAACTTACGTTGAGCGTTTTGAGCCTGAACTGGTTATCGACGTGGCAACTTTAACCGGCGCGGTGATTGTTGCACTGGGTAACCATGCAACCGGACTGATGAGCACACATAATCCGCTGGCCCATGAACTGATGAATGCCGGCGATCAGAGTTCTGACCGTGCATGGCGTTTACCTGTGTGGGATGAGTATCAGGATCAGCTGGAAAGCCCGTTTGCCGATTTCACCAACTTAGGTGGCCGCGCAGCCGGTTCTATTACTGCAGCGTGTTTCCTGTCCCGCTTCACCAAGAAATACAACTGGGCGCACATGGACATCGCCGGTACAGCGTGGCGAAGCGGCAAGAACAAAGGTGCCACCGGTCGTCCGGTACCGATGTTGTCGCAGTTCCTGATGAACCGCTCAGGCATTAAACAAGAGGACTGA
- a CDS encoding DNA polymerase III subunit chi, whose translation MPQVTFWQLSDGKDAGESRACDLIATAYSQRQKCVVLCADKSSAEAVDELLWQLPAGRFVPHNLCGEGPGAGTPVEICWQENQLSRRNLIVNLSGEMLSSPHSYQTIYDFVPVADDAKQAARVRYKQYQQAGCQLQFKSADS comes from the coding sequence ATGCCTCAGGTAACCTTCTGGCAACTCAGTGATGGTAAGGACGCGGGTGAATCCCGCGCCTGCGATCTGATTGCCACTGCATATTCTCAGCGACAGAAGTGCGTTGTATTGTGTGCAGACAAATCTTCCGCTGAAGCAGTGGATGAGCTGCTCTGGCAATTGCCGGCTGGCCGCTTTGTGCCGCACAATTTGTGCGGGGAAGGGCCGGGCGCCGGTACGCCGGTGGAAATCTGCTGGCAGGAAAATCAACTTTCCCGCCGCAATCTCATCGTCAATTTAAGCGGGGAAATGTTAAGCTCCCCGCATTCTTATCAAACGATTTATGACTTCGTGCCGGTGGCGGATGACGCCAAACAGGCGGCACGGGTTCGCTATAAACAATATCAGCAGGCTGGCTGCCAGTTGCAGTTTAAATCTGCTGACAGTTGA
- a CDS encoding site-specific integrase — MVFKEAVERQWMLPVQVPVLSNKGEQGARRAAFSEEEYEKVKETIEGMRDNSRKEKTRQIRELLLDYADVVVNTGIRPGTEMEELTWGDILMTRQAHQVIFKVKVRKGKTTKHTGTRTVVCKDEFVYPLMNLMERFPKRKPSDKIFLLADGSSTNELGRTFVSALEEADLKTSPDGPRSLYSLRHTYITWQLLTRTLRIDVLARQCGTSIAMIEQHYSHVVPSMFEQELSGVTFEKIEKKPSAKSRERKKRIQSKLSERFKEWEAETKRRGCI, encoded by the coding sequence ATGGTTTTTAAAGAAGCTGTTGAGCGCCAGTGGATGTTACCTGTTCAAGTTCCTGTATTAAGTAATAAAGGTGAGCAAGGCGCAAGACGAGCAGCTTTTAGTGAAGAGGAATATGAGAAGGTCAAAGAGACAATCGAAGGCATGAGGGATAACAGTCGTAAAGAGAAAACTCGACAAATTCGCGAGCTTCTACTCGATTACGCTGATGTTGTTGTCAATACAGGTATTCGTCCCGGTACCGAGATGGAAGAGCTTACTTGGGGTGATATTTTGATGACGAGGCAAGCGCATCAAGTCATCTTCAAAGTCAAGGTTAGGAAGGGGAAAACGACTAAACATACCGGTACCAGAACAGTAGTTTGCAAAGACGAGTTTGTATATCCCTTGATGAATCTTATGGAAAGATTCCCGAAACGGAAACCCAGCGACAAGATCTTTTTACTCGCAGATGGTTCCAGCACAAATGAACTTGGAAGAACATTCGTTTCTGCTTTAGAAGAAGCGGACTTAAAGACGAGCCCAGACGGACCGAGGTCACTTTATTCTTTACGTCATACCTATATCACTTGGCAGCTTCTTACGAGGACACTCAGAATCGACGTATTGGCAAGGCAGTGTGGTACTAGCATAGCAATGATTGAACAGCATTATAGTCATGTGGTGCCAAGTATGTTTGAGCAAGAATTGTCTGGAGTCACGTTCGAAAAAATCGAGAAAAAGCCCTCAGCTAAATCACGTGAACGTAAAAAACGAATCCAGTCAAAATTATCTGAACGGTTTAAAGAGTGGGAAGCAGAGACTAAGCGTCGCGGCTGCATATGA
- the lptF gene encoding LPS export ABC transporter permease LptF, giving the protein MLIFRYLIKETLKSQMAIFFILMAIFVTLRFVRVLGDASDGDIPAGLVLGFLGLYAPILSSLVLPISAYLGIMLAHGRLYVDSEMTVMRACGISEWYITRVMLLLSVFIMIICGVITLYLAPSAAESEYQLREKARSEAGFSAIMPGRFQQTGNEKAVIFVHDIDSQDDTLKRVFLSQTQQDGNTDRVRVVQAKTGQIQNNPDGTRNLVLREGVQYEGTQTEKKYRKVAFDEYQIQIADEKQDEPRRKVSVLPTMELLSDDSIEARAELQWRIAIPLSIPFLVLIAVPLSSVDPRQGRFGKMFPAILLYLGYFLLLLASRRVLEDGKIPIQLGLWWVHGIMLIIGITLIVRDRRTGTELRARILGRK; this is encoded by the coding sequence ATGCTGATATTCCGTTATCTGATAAAGGAAACGCTTAAGTCACAGATGGCCATCTTTTTTATCCTGATGGCCATTTTTGTCACTTTGCGTTTCGTGCGTGTACTCGGCGACGCATCAGACGGCGATATTCCCGCCGGGCTTGTGCTGGGTTTCCTTGGCCTGTACGCGCCCATACTCTCTTCTCTCGTTCTGCCCATCAGTGCTTATCTTGGCATTATGCTCGCTCATGGCCGGCTTTACGTCGACTCTGAAATGACCGTTATGCGGGCCTGCGGGATAAGCGAGTGGTACATCACCAGAGTGATGCTGTTGCTGTCTGTGTTCATAATGATTATTTGTGGTGTGATTACTCTTTATCTAGCCCCCAGTGCGGCAGAAAGTGAGTACCAGCTTCGCGAAAAAGCCAGAAGTGAAGCGGGCTTTTCAGCTATTATGCCAGGCCGGTTCCAGCAAACCGGTAACGAGAAAGCGGTTATTTTCGTGCACGACATCGACAGTCAGGACGATACCTTGAAACGGGTTTTCCTGTCTCAAACCCAGCAGGACGGTAACACCGACCGCGTGCGGGTGGTACAGGCGAAAACCGGACAAATTCAAAATAACCCGGACGGCACCCGTAACCTGGTATTGCGGGAAGGCGTGCAGTACGAAGGTACGCAAACGGAGAAGAAATACCGTAAGGTTGCCTTCGATGAATATCAAATTCAGATTGCCGATGAAAAGCAGGACGAGCCCCGCCGTAAAGTGAGTGTATTACCGACCATGGAACTGCTGAGCGACGACTCGATTGAAGCGCGGGCAGAGTTGCAATGGCGTATCGCCATTCCCCTTTCCATTCCTTTTTTGGTGTTGATTGCTGTGCCGTTAAGTTCGGTGGATCCCCGTCAGGGCCGGTTTGGCAAAATGTTTCCTGCGATCCTGCTGTATCTCGGTTACTTCCTGTTGCTGCTGGCCAGCCGCCGGGTGCTGGAAGATGGCAAAATCCCTATCCAGTTAGGTTTGTGGTGGGTGCACGGCATCATGCTGATAATCGGTATCACACTGATAGTCAGGGACCGGCGGACCGGCACTGAACTGCGCGCACGTATACTGGGGAGAAAATAG
- a CDS encoding IS481 family transposase yields the protein MLHTSNPIIKHKAGLLNLAEELGNVSKACKVMGVSRDTFYRYQELVEDGGVDSLISKSRRTPNLKNRVDEQTEQAVLVHAVDYPAHGQARTSNELRKQGVFVSGSGVRSIWLRHNLENFKKRLAALEEKVEKEGIILTDEQVAALERKKQDDEACGEIETHHPGYLGSQDTFYVGNLKGVGRIYQQTFVDTYSKIAFAKLYTTKTPITSADVLNDRVLPFFEAQELPMLRILTDRGTEYCGKVEQHDYQLYLAINDIDHTKTKARHPQTNGICERFHKTILNEFYQVTFRKKLYDSLEMLQKDLDEWLDYYNNERTHQGKMCCGRTPIETLIDGKQVWAEKNLAQI from the coding sequence ATGTTGCATACTAGCAATCCAATCATTAAACACAAAGCAGGATTACTCAATCTGGCCGAAGAACTCGGCAACGTCTCTAAGGCCTGTAAAGTGATGGGCGTATCCCGAGACACATTTTATCGCTATCAAGAGTTAGTTGAAGATGGCGGTGTTGATTCGCTAATCAGCAAATCCAGAAGAACACCTAACTTAAAGAATCGCGTTGATGAGCAGACCGAGCAAGCTGTACTCGTTCACGCCGTCGATTATCCTGCCCACGGTCAAGCAAGAACCAGTAATGAACTTCGCAAGCAAGGCGTATTCGTATCCGGCAGCGGCGTGCGTTCTATCTGGCTCCGCCATAACCTTGAGAACTTTAAAAAGCGTCTGGCTGCGCTTGAAGAGAAGGTCGAGAAGGAAGGAATTATTCTAACCGACGAGCAAGTTGCAGCACTGGAAAGGAAGAAACAGGATGATGAAGCCTGCGGTGAAATTGAAACACATCACCCAGGCTATCTCGGCTCTCAGGACACGTTTTACGTTGGAAATTTAAAAGGTGTTGGTCGGATTTACCAGCAGACGTTTGTTGATACCTACAGCAAGATTGCGTTTGCTAAGCTCTACACAACGAAGACGCCTATCACCTCCGCAGATGTACTGAATGATCGGGTATTGCCGTTCTTCGAGGCTCAGGAGCTGCCGATGTTAAGAATTCTTACCGACAGAGGGACGGAATACTGTGGAAAGGTCGAACAGCATGATTACCAGCTTTATCTCGCGATAAATGATATCGACCACACAAAAACAAAAGCCCGTCATCCGCAGACAAACGGTATCTGTGAACGCTTCCACAAAACCATTCTCAACGAGTTTTATCAGGTTACGTTCCGTAAGAAACTCTATGATTCACTGGAGATGTTGCAGAAAGATCTGGACGAGTGGCTGGATTATTACAACAATGAACGAACTCATCAGGGCAAAATGTGCTGCGGCAGAACGCCAATAGAAACATTAATTGATGGGAAACAGGTTTGGGCTGAGAAGAATTTAGCTCAAATCTAA
- a CDS encoding IS30 family transposase, producing MSYKQLIEGQRYQIEAYLREGFSYREIGKRLSVSHSTISREVNRNRIRDNHYLPEVAQAKALKRRSQAAKFRMSELTITFVEFGLNEKWSPEQIAGVGKIIGHHVSHEWIYRYVQRDKLSGGRLYKQLRQSHRRYRKGDRAKRIIIPNRVGIEHRPAIVNKKKRFGDWEADTVLGKQGTGAIVSLVERKSKLYLIRKVPAKSAADVARAIVGMLWKYRGHVRTITADNGSEFCDHELVAEKLKTNIYFANPYSSWERGLNENFNGLLRQYIRKGTDLRTVSDRQISEIERALNARPRKSLGFRQPVAVFNELRKAA from the coding sequence ATGAGTTACAAGCAGTTGATCGAGGGACAACGATACCAGATTGAGGCCTACTTACGCGAGGGTTTCAGTTACAGGGAGATCGGAAAACGTCTGAGCGTGAGTCACAGCACAATCAGTCGGGAAGTAAATCGCAATAGAATTCGGGATAACCACTATTTGCCGGAAGTGGCTCAGGCGAAGGCATTGAAGCGACGTAGCCAAGCCGCAAAGTTCAGGATGTCTGAACTGACGATTACCTTTGTTGAGTTCGGGCTGAACGAAAAATGGAGCCCTGAGCAAATTGCTGGTGTAGGTAAAATCATCGGTCATCATGTCAGTCACGAATGGATTTATCGCTACGTCCAGCGTGATAAATTGAGTGGCGGTAGGTTGTACAAACAGCTGCGCCAGAGTCACAGAAGGTATCGTAAAGGTGACCGTGCGAAGCGGATAATTATTCCGAATCGCGTTGGCATTGAGCATCGTCCCGCTATTGTGAACAAGAAAAAACGGTTCGGTGACTGGGAAGCTGACACGGTTCTGGGCAAGCAAGGAACGGGCGCGATTGTTAGTCTAGTCGAGCGCAAAAGTAAGCTATACCTGATACGCAAAGTGCCAGCGAAAAGCGCAGCAGACGTGGCCCGAGCCATAGTTGGCATGCTGTGGAAATATCGAGGTCATGTCCGAACAATCACAGCGGACAACGGCAGCGAATTCTGTGACCACGAGCTGGTCGCTGAGAAGCTCAAAACCAATATCTACTTCGCGAATCCGTACTCATCCTGGGAACGCGGACTGAATGAGAACTTCAACGGTTTACTGCGCCAGTACATCAGGAAAGGCACCGATTTACGGACGGTATCGGATAGGCAAATTAGTGAAATAGAGCGGGCATTAAATGCCAGACCGAGAAAGAGCCTCGGCTTCAGGCAACCTGTTGCGGTATTCAATGAATTACGCAAGGCTGCCTAA
- the lptG gene encoding LPS export ABC transporter permease LptG, with translation MFRILDLYIARTLLGTITVTLSVLIGLSALIKFVEQLRKLGEGNYDIVVAGLYVLLSLPRDLEQFFPMATLLGGLIGMGLLASNSELVVMQASGLSRWNIINSAMKSALVMILLVMAVGEWVTPYSESKAKEIRTEAISGGSLFSSDALTWAKDGEHFVSIGQVVTRESLRDISIFDFNSDLTLNTLTWAKEGNYDGEVWWLDDVSVTRFTDKHIDITDHARQQWNSTLTPDKLGIVAIKPEALSIQGLYDYVQYRKGNGQDSTRYELAFWRKVFQPVSIAVMLLMALSFIFGPLRSVTMGARVIMGVLTGFGFFITNEVFGPLSLVYSLPPVVAALLPSLLFAGVATLLLRR, from the coding sequence ATGTTTCGTATTCTCGACCTGTATATTGCCCGCACCCTGCTTGGCACCATTACCGTAACCTTATCCGTGCTGATTGGTTTGTCTGCCCTCATTAAGTTTGTTGAGCAGTTAAGAAAACTGGGTGAAGGCAATTACGATATCGTGGTTGCCGGGCTGTATGTATTGCTCAGCCTGCCCCGGGATCTCGAACAGTTCTTTCCCATGGCGACCCTCCTTGGCGGTCTCATCGGCATGGGATTACTGGCCAGTAACAGTGAACTGGTGGTTATGCAGGCCTCCGGCCTGAGCCGCTGGAACATCATTAATTCAGCTATGAAATCGGCGCTGGTCATGATCCTGTTGGTCATGGCGGTCGGTGAATGGGTAACGCCATACAGCGAATCGAAAGCGAAGGAAATCCGCACCGAGGCCATTTCCGGGGGCAGCCTGTTCTCCTCAGATGCCCTGACATGGGCTAAAGACGGTGAGCATTTTGTCAGTATCGGCCAGGTGGTTACCCGCGAGTCGTTGCGGGATATCAGCATTTTCGATTTCAACAGCGACCTGACGCTGAACACCCTGACCTGGGCCAAAGAAGGCAATTACGATGGTGAAGTATGGTGGCTCGATGATGTGTCGGTTACCCGCTTTACCGACAAGCACATTGATATTACTGACCATGCCCGTCAGCAATGGAACTCTACACTGACGCCGGATAAGTTAGGCATCGTAGCAATTAAGCCCGAAGCACTGTCTATTCAGGGGCTGTATGATTATGTGCAGTACAGAAAAGGCAACGGACAGGACAGCACCCGCTACGAGCTGGCATTCTGGCGTAAAGTCTTCCAGCCTGTGTCCATTGCAGTCATGCTGTTAATGGCCCTGTCGTTTATTTTTGGTCCGCTTCGCAGCGTCACCATGGGTGCCAGAGTGATCATGGGTGTGCTTACCGGTTTTGGCTTCTTCATCACCAATGAAGTGTTCGGCCCGTTAAGTCTGGTGTATTCATTACCCCCCGTTGTCGCCGCCCTGCTGCCCAGCCTGCTGTTTGCCGGCGTGGCCACCTTATTGCTGCGACGCTGA
- a CDS encoding RDD family protein, with protein MVYDTLVAVAVGMCAAMVMIVTLVVLLKNDVLSLQGFAEPADLIQQSLLYKTLIQVWVGLWITGFFLWFWKKGGQTIGMRAWRLRIFSTVDEPVTWGRLILRLITSLGGLGTLLVLVDFKNKQSLQDRVAKTEVVHLSKEANDHKSW; from the coding sequence ATGGTGTACGACACACTGGTAGCTGTTGCGGTAGGCATGTGTGCAGCCATGGTGATGATAGTCACGCTGGTTGTGCTACTGAAAAACGATGTGCTGAGTTTGCAGGGCTTTGCAGAGCCCGCTGATTTGATTCAGCAATCTCTGCTTTATAAAACACTCATCCAGGTATGGGTAGGGCTTTGGATCACGGGCTTCTTTCTGTGGTTCTGGAAGAAGGGCGGTCAGACTATTGGTATGCGGGCATGGCGCTTACGTATTTTCAGTACGGTTGATGAGCCGGTTACCTGGGGCAGGTTGATTTTACGCCTGATCACGTCACTGGGCGGACTGGGTACCTTGCTGGTGCTGGTGGATTTTAAAAACAAGCAGTCACTACAGGACCGGGTCGCTAAAACTGAAGTGGTTCACTTGTCTAAAGAAGCCAACGACCACAAAAGCTGGTAG
- a CDS encoding valine--tRNA ligase: MDKTFEPQSIEQQCYEKWEAAGYFKPSGHGDPYCILLPPPNVTGSLHMGHGFQQTIMDALTRYHRMKGDNTLWQVGTDHAGIATQMVVERRLNAEGKTRHDLGREAFIDKIWEWKEESGGTITRQMRRLGTSTDWDREVFTMDDNLSKAVTEVFVRLHEEGLIYRGKRLVNWDPVLHTAVSDLEVLNEEEAGHMWHMRYPLADGSGELVVATTRPETMLGDTAVAVHPDDERYQSMIGKEIRLPITGRLIPIIADDYVDPEFGTGCVKITPAHDFNDYDMGKRHSLPMINLFTDDAKINDEAPEAYRGLDRFDARKQIVADLDAEGLLVKVVDHKLKVPRGDRTGAVIEPYLTDQWYVAVESLAKPAVEAVESGEIRFIPENWNKTYYQWMNNIQDWCISRQLWWGHRIPAWYDNEGNVFVGRDEAEVRSRYKLEDAVELKQDNDVLDTWFSSALWPFATMGWPEETPELDTFVPSSVLVTGFDIIFFWVARMIMMTKKFTGKIPFKDIYITGLIRDENGDKMSKSKGNVLDPIDLIDGIDLESLVTKRTSGMMQPQLAKKIEKNTRKQFPDGINAYGTDALRFTFAAMASTSRDINFDMGRVEGYRNFCNKIWNASRFVLMNTETEDTGRDGGELVLSLADQWIWAQFQKTLKEFESALADYRFDIAAQTVYEFTWNQFCDWYLELTKPVLNSEASTDAEKRGTRHTLINVLEQLLRLLHPLMPFITDTIWQRVAPLSDAGVKEGETSIMIQSFPEVKAERENDKVLADIEWLKRFIIGIRNIRGEMDISPNKPLNAILRNVSEQDQARLDLAAPFIDKLAKLESVTTLKAGEQAPASATALVGEMEILIPMAGLIDKDAELARIAKAMGKAEQDVARAQGKLANEKFVNSAPEAVIAKERSKLEEAETALAKLKEQHATISAL, encoded by the coding sequence ATGGATAAAACCTTCGAACCGCAATCCATTGAGCAGCAATGCTACGAAAAATGGGAAGCAGCAGGCTATTTCAAGCCATCCGGACACGGTGACCCGTATTGTATTTTACTGCCGCCACCAAACGTAACAGGCAGTTTGCACATGGGCCACGGCTTCCAGCAAACTATCATGGACGCGTTAACCCGTTATCACCGCATGAAGGGCGACAACACTTTATGGCAGGTGGGTACGGACCACGCGGGTATCGCTACCCAGATGGTGGTAGAGCGCCGTCTGAATGCTGAAGGCAAGACCCGTCACGATTTAGGCCGTGAAGCCTTTATCGACAAGATCTGGGAATGGAAAGAAGAGTCCGGTGGCACTATCACCAGGCAGATGCGCCGTCTGGGCACGTCTACCGACTGGGACCGTGAAGTGTTCACCATGGACGACAATTTGTCCAAAGCGGTAACAGAAGTTTTTGTTCGCTTGCATGAAGAAGGTTTGATTTACCGCGGTAAGCGTCTGGTTAACTGGGATCCGGTACTGCACACAGCGGTTTCTGACCTTGAAGTACTGAACGAAGAAGAAGCCGGCCACATGTGGCACATGCGCTATCCGCTAGCTGACGGTTCCGGTGAACTGGTCGTGGCAACTACCCGTCCTGAAACCATGCTGGGCGATACGGCTGTTGCGGTTCATCCTGATGACGAGCGTTATCAGTCCATGATAGGCAAGGAAATACGCCTGCCAATTACCGGTCGCTTGATCCCTATTATCGCCGATGATTATGTGGATCCGGAATTCGGCACCGGCTGCGTGAAAATCACCCCGGCACACGATTTCAACGATTACGACATGGGTAAGCGTCATAGCCTGCCGATGATCAACCTGTTCACCGACGACGCAAAGATTAACGATGAGGCCCCTGAAGCTTATCGCGGTCTTGACCGTTTTGACGCCCGTAAGCAAATTGTTGCTGATCTGGACGCCGAAGGTCTGCTGGTGAAAGTGGTTGATCACAAACTTAAAGTGCCCCGCGGCGACCGTACCGGTGCAGTTATTGAACCCTATCTGACTGACCAGTGGTACGTTGCCGTTGAATCGCTGGCAAAGCCTGCGGTTGAAGCGGTGGAAAGCGGTGAAATCCGCTTTATCCCTGAGAACTGGAATAAAACTTACTACCAGTGGATGAACAACATTCAGGACTGGTGTATTTCCCGTCAGCTGTGGTGGGGACACCGCATCCCGGCATGGTACGACAATGAAGGTAATGTATTCGTTGGCCGTGACGAAGCGGAAGTGCGGAGTCGCTACAAGCTGGAAGACGCCGTTGAACTGAAACAGGACAATGATGTACTGGATACCTGGTTCTCTTCTGCGCTGTGGCCGTTTGCGACCATGGGCTGGCCGGAAGAAACGCCGGAACTGGATACGTTTGTACCATCGTCAGTGCTGGTCACCGGTTTTGACATCATTTTCTTCTGGGTGGCCAGAATGATCATGATGACGAAGAAATTCACTGGCAAGATCCCGTTCAAAGATATCTACATTACCGGTCTTATCCGTGATGAGAACGGCGACAAAATGTCGAAGTCGAAAGGTAACGTGCTGGACCCTATCGATTTGATTGACGGTATCGATCTGGAATCACTGGTGACCAAGCGCACATCAGGCATGATGCAGCCGCAATTGGCGAAGAAGATTGAGAAGAACACCCGCAAACAGTTCCCTGACGGCATCAATGCCTACGGTACGGATGCGCTGCGCTTCACCTTCGCCGCAATGGCGTCAACCAGCCGTGATATCAACTTCGATATGGGCCGCGTTGAGGGTTACCGTAACTTCTGTAACAAGATCTGGAACGCGTCACGCTTTGTACTGATGAACACCGAGACCGAAGATACCGGTCGTGACGGTGGTGAACTGGTACTGAGTCTGGCGGATCAGTGGATCTGGGCACAATTCCAGAAAACCCTGAAAGAGTTTGAATCGGCGCTGGCTGATTACCGCTTCGATATCGCTGCTCAAACCGTGTACGAGTTTACCTGGAACCAGTTCTGTGACTGGTATCTGGAGCTGACCAAGCCGGTACTGAACAGTGAGGCGTCTACCGATGCTGAGAAGCGTGGTACCCGACATACGCTGATTAACGTACTTGAGCAGTTATTGCGTCTGCTTCACCCACTCATGCCGTTCATCACCGACACCATCTGGCAGCGTGTCGCGCCGCTAAGTGACGCCGGTGTGAAAGAAGGCGAGACCAGCATCATGATCCAGTCTTTCCCTGAAGTGAAAGCGGAACGTGAGAACGACAAGGTACTGGCCGATATCGAGTGGCTGAAGCGTTTCATCATCGGTATCCGTAATATCCGTGGTGAAATGGACATTTCTCCTAACAAGCCGCTAAACGCTATTCTGCGTAATGTGAGTGAGCAGGATCAGGCCCGTCTTGATTTGGCCGCTCCGTTCATCGATAAGCTGGCGAAGCTGGAATCTGTTACCACGTTAAAAGCGGGTGAACAGGCGCCGGCCAGTGCCACCGCGCTGGTGGGAGAGATGGAAATTCTTATCCCAATGGCAGGTCTGATTGACAAAGACGCTGAGCTTGCCCGTATCGCCAAGGCGATGGGTAAAGCAGAGCAGGACGTTGCCCGTGCTCAGGGTAAGCTGGCAAACGAGAAGTTTGTAAACAGTGCACCGGAAGCGGTAATTGCCAAAGAACGTAGTAAGCTGGAAGAAGCTGAAACGGCGTTGGCAAAACTGAAAGAACAGCACGCCACAATCAGCGCGTTATAA